A region of Chloracidobacterium sp. DNA encodes the following proteins:
- the aceA gene encoding isocitrate lyase, with translation MKKDEQIKAMEQDWATNPRWVGVVRNYTAEDVLKLRGSVKIEYTLAKIGAERLWDSMKTSDFVNALGAMTGGQAVQQIQAGLQAIYCSGWQVAADANTVGQTYPDQSLYPSNSVPELVKKINNSLMRTDQIYSTEGKNGINWFAPIVADAEAGFGGNLNAFELMKSMIDAGAAGVHFEDQLSSAKKCGHMGGKVLVPTGEAVQKLIAARLAADVCGVPTIVVARTDANGANLLTSDIDDNDKPFCTGERTVEGFFHVNAGIEQAISRGLAYAPYADLVWCETSHPDLDEAREFAEAVHSKYPGKMLAYNCSPSFNWKKKLDDETIAKFQCELGAMGYKFQFITLAGFHSLNHAMFELATGYRERQMSAYAELQELEFASEISGYRATKHQAFVGTGYFDALTQVISGGASSTTALSGSTEEEQFDDVVINDVSSKEAVRV, from the coding sequence ATGAAAAAAGATGAACAGATAAAGGCAATGGAACAGGATTGGGCAACAAATCCGCGATGGGTGGGCGTGGTCCGCAATTACACTGCGGAAGACGTCCTGAAGCTTCGCGGCTCGGTGAAGATCGAATACACCCTGGCAAAGATCGGGGCGGAACGTCTCTGGGATTCGATGAAAACCAGCGATTTCGTCAACGCTCTTGGAGCGATGACCGGTGGACAGGCCGTTCAGCAGATACAGGCCGGACTGCAGGCGATATATTGCAGCGGCTGGCAGGTTGCGGCCGACGCAAACACGGTTGGCCAAACTTATCCCGACCAGAGTCTCTATCCATCGAACAGCGTTCCCGAGCTTGTCAAAAAGATCAATAATTCCCTGATGCGCACCGATCAGATCTACTCGACCGAAGGGAAGAATGGCATCAATTGGTTCGCTCCGATCGTTGCTGATGCCGAGGCCGGTTTTGGCGGCAATCTGAACGCCTTTGAACTGATGAAATCGATGATCGACGCCGGTGCGGCAGGCGTTCATTTTGAAGACCAATTGTCTTCGGCGAAAAAATGCGGCCATATGGGCGGCAAAGTTCTCGTGCCGACAGGCGAGGCCGTTCAGAAGTTGATTGCGGCGCGGCTTGCTGCCGATGTTTGCGGCGTGCCGACCATCGTTGTTGCCCGAACGGATGCAAACGGAGCAAATCTTTTGACCTCGGACATCGATGATAACGACAAACCATTCTGCACGGGCGAACGAACCGTCGAAGGCTTTTTCCACGTAAACGCAGGTATTGAACAGGCGATCTCACGTGGCCTTGCTTACGCACCGTATGCCGATCTCGTATGGTGCGAAACCTCGCATCCGGACCTCGACGAAGCCCGCGAATTTGCCGAGGCAGTCCACTCAAAATATCCGGGTAAGATGCTGGCGTATAACTGCTCGCCGTCGTTCAACTGGAAGAAAAAGCTCGACGATGAAACGATTGCAAAATTCCAATGCGAATTGGGCGCGATGGGCTATAAGTTCCAGTTCATCACGCTGGCTGGTTTTCACTCGCTCAACCACGCGATGTTCGAACTCGCCACAGGCTATCGCGAACGACAGATGTCCGCCTATGCCGAATTGCAGGAGCTGGAATTCGCTTCGGAGATAAGTGGATATCGAGCGACCAAACACCAAGCGTTTGTCGGCACAGGATATTTCGACGCACTGACACAAGTCATATCTGGCGGTGCGTCGTCGACAACGGCTTTGTCCGGCTCAACTGAGGAGGAACAGTTCGATGATGTAGTGATCAACGACGTATCGAGCAAAGAAGCAGTTCGCGTTTAG
- a CDS encoding IclR family transcriptional regulator: MSEITSTAVERALSIMEMVAVGKNGLSNSDLSRRLNIPKSSASYILRVLERREYLRRDTEGKYRLGLKVMDLTGGAIPGLDVREAAKPFLTEFLQKCRLPEAHVAVLDNGRAVYVEKVEGEKSFIKLDIWVGHRLPVHTTAIGKILVSFMPETEIIAILNLHGMEQKTQRSITEPEKFLREAARVRKYGFAVDDEENAEGVRCIAAPIYDARGSVVAALGTSSIIQHIDEPNLPKIVALLTDAAAKVSREIGYTATSHSQASPENSTKRAEAGR; the protein is encoded by the coding sequence ATGTCAGAAATAACGTCAACCGCTGTAGAACGGGCACTGTCGATAATGGAAATGGTTGCAGTCGGCAAGAACGGCTTGAGCAACTCCGACCTCAGTCGGAGATTGAACATCCCTAAAAGCTCGGCAAGCTATATTCTTCGTGTTTTGGAACGGCGTGAGTATCTTCGTCGCGACACTGAGGGCAAATATCGTTTGGGTCTAAAAGTAATGGATCTGACCGGAGGAGCGATTCCCGGACTCGATGTGCGCGAGGCGGCTAAACCATTTCTCACGGAATTCTTACAAAAATGCCGTCTGCCCGAAGCTCACGTTGCCGTTCTCGATAACGGCCGAGCGGTCTATGTCGAAAAGGTCGAGGGCGAAAAGAGCTTTATCAAATTGGACATCTGGGTCGGCCACCGTTTGCCTGTGCATACGACGGCGATTGGAAAGATATTGGTCTCATTTATGCCGGAGACGGAGATAATTGCGATCCTTAACCTGCACGGTATGGAACAAAAAACGCAACGTTCGATAACTGAACCAGAGAAATTTCTGCGCGAGGCGGCTCGAGTTAGAAAATACGGTTTTGCGGTTGATGACGAGGAAAATGCGGAAGGAGTTCGGTGTATTGCGGCTCCAATTTATGATGCACGCGGCTCAGTGGTAGCTGCTTTAGGAACATCCAGCATCATCCAGCACATAGATGAGCCGAATTTGCCGAAGATCGTAGCCCTTCTTACAGATGCTGCTGCCAAAGTGTCGCGTGAAATAGGCTATACCGCTACGAGCCATTCTCAAGCGTCTCCAGAAAACTCAACAAAACGAGCGGAAGCGGGACGCTGA
- a CDS encoding RluA family pseudouridine synthase: MTEEPSSFILHPSSLDTGKRLDAYLAENIDGWSRSRLQRLIENEDVLVNEAAVKPSYRVRDSDEIEVDLIEVPVARFEPEDITLDIVYEDEYLAVINKPAGMVVHPGAGVQSGTLANAIAFHFGSKAQNPTSKDQDRVGIVHRLDKDTSGLIVVAKTDEVHEALSEQFRERLVYKSYVALVHGSPDTNTGKIEAPIGRNKHNRLRMKVATHGRSALSLWKVRKRYAKFTLLDVEIKTGRTHQIRVHMGYINHPVVGDEIYNEGRDNTVADTNTRNAIKSMGRFFLHAEKLSFTHPVTEEQQDFSVPLPLVLLSFLETLENGS; this comes from the coding sequence GTGACAGAAGAACCTTCATCCTTCATCCTTCATCCTTCATCCCTTGATACGGGAAAGCGTCTCGACGCTTATCTTGCTGAAAATATCGACGGCTGGTCGCGTTCGCGCCTTCAGCGGCTGATCGAGAACGAAGATGTTCTGGTCAACGAAGCAGCGGTCAAGCCTTCGTATAGGGTTCGCGATAGTGATGAGATAGAGGTTGATCTGATCGAGGTGCCGGTTGCCAGATTTGAGCCGGAAGATATAACGCTCGACATTGTTTACGAGGACGAATATCTTGCCGTAATAAACAAACCGGCAGGAATGGTCGTTCACCCCGGTGCCGGTGTTCAAAGCGGGACACTGGCGAATGCGATCGCGTTTCATTTTGGGTCCAAAGCCCAGAATCCAACTTCCAAAGACCAAGACAGGGTCGGCATTGTACACCGCCTGGACAAGGACACGTCAGGCCTGATCGTCGTTGCTAAGACGGACGAAGTTCACGAAGCCTTATCTGAGCAGTTTCGGGAGCGGTTAGTTTATAAGAGTTACGTTGCGCTTGTTCACGGCTCGCCTGACACGAATACAGGTAAGATCGAAGCTCCGATCGGCCGCAACAAACATAATCGTCTAAGGATGAAGGTCGCTACGCACGGGCGGAGTGCTCTCAGCCTTTGGAAAGTGCGAAAACGTTACGCCAAATTCACACTTCTTGATGTTGAGATCAAAACCGGACGGACGCATCAGATCCGCGTTCACATGGGCTATATCAATCATCCGGTAGTCGGTGACGAGATCTATAACGAGGGCCGAGATAACACAGTTGCTGATACTAACACCCGAAATGCGATCAAATCAATGGGGCGATTTTTTCTCCATGCGGAAAAACTCTCATTCACACATCCGGTCACAGAAGAGCAGCAGGATTTCAGCGTCCCGCTTCCGCTCGTTTTGTTGAGTTTTCTGGAGACGCTTGAGAATGGCTCGTAG
- the lgt gene encoding prolipoprotein diacylglyceryl transferase yields MYPELFRIGTFPVTTYGIFLALGMLLALFVASRLGAPDGLPRERIYDLGLWTLVGGLVGSKVLMFFVEDNVNIFTLDFLRSGGVYYGGLIGGFLAVVILVRLYKLPLWKVADAFAPGLALGQAFGRQGCFSAGCCWGKPTNLPWGVHFTELGHEYTGVPIYGLDGNHIHLHPTQLYESFIMFAVFAFLIYLHRRKKFDGQVLIAYGIIYSIVRFSIEFIRDDPRGDLLGFTSLTGLSTSQGISLIVAAGSIVFMFMRHKRVSSSKFKVQSSE; encoded by the coding sequence ATGTATCCTGAACTATTTCGCATCGGCACATTTCCTGTAACGACCTACGGCATTTTTTTGGCGTTGGGGATGTTGCTCGCACTGTTTGTCGCATCGCGGCTCGGCGCTCCTGACGGATTGCCGCGTGAACGTATTTATGACCTCGGTCTTTGGACGTTGGTCGGCGGGCTTGTCGGTTCAAAGGTACTGATGTTCTTTGTCGAGGACAACGTCAACATATTTACTCTGGATTTCCTGCGATCCGGCGGTGTCTATTACGGGGGGTTGATAGGAGGCTTTTTGGCCGTTGTCATTCTCGTGCGCCTTTATAAATTGCCGTTATGGAAAGTCGCCGATGCATTTGCTCCCGGCCTTGCTCTCGGGCAGGCTTTCGGGCGACAGGGTTGTTTTTCCGCCGGTTGCTGCTGGGGCAAACCGACAAATTTGCCGTGGGGAGTACATTTTACCGAGTTGGGTCACGAATACACCGGCGTTCCGATCTACGGCCTCGACGGCAACCACATTCATCTACACCCGACACAGCTCTACGAATCGTTCATAATGTTTGCCGTTTTTGCATTTCTTATTTACCTGCATCGGCGAAAGAAATTTGACGGGCAGGTTCTTATTGCTTACGGTATCATCTATTCGATCGTTAGATTTTCTATCGAATTTATCCGCGACGACCCGCGCGGCGACCTTCTTGGATTTACGTCTCTTACAGGGCTTTCAACTTCACAAGGCATAAGCCTAATTGTCGCTGCCGGTTCGATTGTCTTTATGTTTATGCGTCATAAGCGAGTTTCGAGTTCAAAGTTCAAAGTTCAAAGTTCCGAGTGA